A part of Amycolatopsis camponoti genomic DNA contains:
- a CDS encoding metallophosphoesterase, with translation MIIAHLSDLHLDDGPRAEDRVAAVMAYLGGLAVDAVVVTGDIADHGAASEYARAAELLKHPAPVLVCPGNHDVRAAFRTGLLGLPASDDLIDVAREVGGVLFALCDSTIPGRGAGFLADSSLAWLDETLSGGDGPAFVAFHHPPVEVGVPLVDAIRQSGEDRLAAVLARHPRVAALLAGHVHTGASTTFAGVPLRIAPGVVSQSLLPVEPGAGRGWDEGGPLDYERPPSLLLHVLHDDGRVTSHHRIVGG, from the coding sequence ATGATCATCGCGCACCTGAGCGACCTGCACCTGGACGACGGACCGCGGGCCGAGGATCGCGTCGCCGCCGTGATGGCGTACCTCGGCGGGCTGGCGGTCGACGCGGTGGTCGTCACCGGCGACATCGCCGACCACGGCGCGGCGTCGGAGTACGCGCGCGCCGCCGAGCTGCTGAAGCACCCGGCGCCGGTGCTGGTGTGCCCGGGCAACCACGACGTCCGCGCGGCGTTCCGCACCGGGCTGCTGGGGCTGCCGGCTTCCGACGACCTGATCGACGTCGCCCGTGAGGTCGGCGGCGTCCTGTTCGCGCTGTGCGATTCGACGATCCCGGGCCGCGGCGCGGGTTTCCTCGCGGACTCCAGCTTGGCGTGGCTCGACGAGACGCTCTCCGGCGGCGACGGCCCGGCGTTCGTGGCGTTCCACCACCCGCCGGTCGAGGTGGGTGTGCCGCTGGTGGACGCGATCCGCCAGTCGGGGGAGGACCGCCTGGCGGCGGTGCTGGCCCGCCATCCGCGCGTGGCGGCGCTGCTGGCCGGCCACGTGCACACGGGCGCGTCGACGACGTTCGCGGGCGTGCCGCTGCGGATCGCGCCCGGCGTGGTTTCGCAGTCGCTGCTGCCGGTCGAGCCCGGTGCCGGGCGAGGCTGGGACGAAGGGGGACCGCTGGACTACGAGCGGCCGCCGTCGCTGCTGCTGCACGTCCTGCACGACGACGGCCGGGTCACCAGCCACCACCGCATCGTCGGCGGCTGA